A genomic window from Lycium barbarum isolate Lr01 chromosome 4, ASM1917538v2, whole genome shotgun sequence includes:
- the LOC132635792 gene encoding uncharacterized protein LOC132635792: MLGDINSYQYNEGSFTPLRYNMFYPGRGKCQKRKRDGSIPLQVVHEVPWKLWTWWNEMDVLEHTKIFKHMGFLTNIMKIDPRRDVIDALLSFWDPTKNVFRFSDFELTPTLEEIAGYTGLGENLHRQKLAAPRLISVNSFLTKMNIAKRKEDEKKKGKEEFLDEGWESLDKGWVSLEFLYERYGRRDGFERLGKRLSNKGNFEIWKDHSRFAFMVAFLGIMVFPRRGQKINIRLAGIVDVLTTKKDHTIVPMILADIYRALTVCQKGKGYFEGCNILLQMWIVEHIFRPRHVARFFHDRSDYISSYETRVKDYKQPDGVEAWIGEFRSLMSDKITWNFPWFPWREVIHTSTHRPFLLLMGIRGVQPYVPLRVLRQLGRRQIIPVVEDMTNFVFEVRPEIPLPEGLVVEIWNGCRVMTFDTMVTERHSGEVHPGYPIWLENQPVVKVQPKRSAKGPVDYEAEMDIKIAMAMKEHHAANLLLQADLERARASLAQQQMEYEEKIRQARLEVGSDYQSTLQTIHTDLEHARAIIQQRDVEIAEERAKTAALQGKLQLATIRGSQIAERAKIIRQGLQERLSILEEDMHQQQNEFERKEEQFKKEKAEWLRSQDKLHEKLEEAKRNLARQNIGFDMSQLIQEREMLQEKLESVTVREKKAREEAAARELRIKELEYKCGTVRGRVRGMAIRSSQAGLEYERLGYEQFHSQIPTFVNHLTRALQGLYKDMGGQLNQSHHEGDKE; this comes from the exons ATGCTTGGAGATATAAATAGTTATCAATACAATGAAGGAAGTTTTACGCCATTAAG GTACAACATGTTTTATCCGGGCCGTGGGAAGTGTCAAAAGAGGAAGCGAGATGGGAGTATACCACTTCAGGTTGTTCATGAGGTCCCTTGGAAACTTTGGACATGGTGGAATGAAATGGATGTGCTAGAACACACAAAGATCTTTAAGCATATGGGGTTCTTGACCAACATTATGAAAATCGACCCTAGGAGGGACGTGATTGATGCTTTGCTATCCTTTTGGGACCCTACAAAGAATGTGTTCCGATTTTCAGACTTCGAGCTGACCCCTACCTTAGAGGAAATTGCTGGCTATACCGGACTTGGTGAGAACCTACACCGCCAAAAACTTGCAGCCCCAAGACTTATTTCTGTGAACAGTTTCCTCACAAAAATGAACATCGCTAAGCGCAAAGAGGATGAGAAGAAAAAGGGCAAGGAAGAATTTCTGGATGAGGGTTGGGAATCCCTGGACAAAGGATGGGTTTCTTTAGAATTCTTGTATGAGAGGTACGGGAGAAGAGACGGGTTTGAGAGGTTGGGAAAGAGGCTCAGTAATAAAGGaaattttgaaatttggaaaGATCACAGTCGTTTTGCCTTCATGGTGGCATTTTTAGGAATAATGGTCTTCCCAAGACGGGGGCAGAAAATCAACATCCGTTTAGCCGGGATAGTAGACGTCTTGACCACAAAGAAGGATCATACCATTGTGCCAATGATCTTAGCAGATATTTATCGGGCCTTGACGGTTTGCCAAAAGGGAAAGGGTTACTTTGAAGGGTGTAACATATTATTGCAAATGTGGATAGTGGAGCATATCTTCCGACCCCGTCACGTGGCAAGATTTTTTCATGATCGGAGTGATTACATTTCAAGCTATGAAACTAGGGTAAAGGATTATAAGCAACCGGACGGTGTGGAGGCATGGATTGGAGAATTTCGTTCATTAATGTCAGATAAGATCACTTGGAACTTCCCTTGGTTCCCTTGGAGAGAAGTCATACACACATCTACACATCGCCCGTTTCTCTTATTGATGGGTATAAGGGGTGTTCAACCGTACGTACCATTACGAGTTTTACGACAATTGGGTCGGCGCCAGATAATACCTGTAGTAGAAGACATGACGAATTTTGTATTTGAGGTAAGACCAGAAATCCCCTTGCCTGAAGGATTGGTTGTGGAGATTTGGAATGGCTGTCGGGTAATGACATTCGATACAATGGTTACCGAGCGTCATTCGGGGGAAGTGCATCCGGGATACCCTATATGGCTCGAGAACCAACCAGTTGTGAAAGTTCAACCCAAGAGATCCGCAAAAGGGCCAGTAGATTATGAAGCCGAAATGGACATAAAAATCGCGATGGCGATGAAGGAGCACCATGCCGCCAATCTACTCTTACAAGCAGATTTAGAGCGTGCTAGAGCAAGCTTGGCCCAACAACAAATGGAGTATGAGGAAAAGATCAGACAAGCCCGTTTAGAAGTAGGATCAGATTATCAATCCACACTGCAAACTATACACACAGACCTGGAGCACGCTAGGGCTATAATTCAGCAGCGGGATGTAGAAATTGCCGAGGAAAGGGCCAAAACAGCCGCACTACAGGGAAAGCTTCAACTGGCCACGATTAGGGGGTCACAGATAGCGGAACGTGCTAAAATTATTAGACAAGGTTTGCAAGAGAGATTGAGCATCCTTGAAGAGGATATGCACCAACAGCAGAATGAGTTTGAACGAAAAGAAGAACAGTTTAAAAAAGAGAAGGCTGAGTGGTTACGCTCCCAAGATAAACTTCACGAAAAATTGGAGGAAGCAAAAAGGAACTTGGCTCGCCAAAATATAGGCTTTGATATGTCTCAGTTAATTCAGGAGAGGGAGATGTTACAGGAGAAATTAGAGTCAGTGACCGTGCGTGAGAAAAAGGCGAGAGAAGAGGCCGCTGCCCGTGAGTTAAGGATAAAAGAATTAGAGTACAAATGTGGGACGGTTCGAGGTAGGGTCCGAGGTATGGCCATTCGCTCTTCACAAGCAGGTTTGGAATATGAAAGATTGGGCTACGAGCAGTTTCATTCGCAAATACCTACCTTTGTCAATCATCTCACCCGTGCACTGCAAGGTTTATATAAGGATATGGGTGGCCAGCTGAATCAGAGTCATCATGAGGGGGACAAGGAATAG
- the LOC132638339 gene encoding protein JINGUBANG-like encodes MEYYGNRSLHSHFDKEKRSSITQSPPRLSFNSHLKLSEHELDHIYSPSRSSNASAATMYSLMPPPSPGSPWTLSPLQTPSPSLLYHCIASLHRHEGTIYSIAIAKGIVFTGSESSRIRAWRQPDCVERGYLKASCGDVRAILVYGDMLFTSHKDNKVRIWNVTVSDNFRGKKIITLPKSTYYSFLKFPRPTSSNQHKDCISCMAYYHAEGLLYTGSWDKTVKSWRVSDNRCVDSFLAHEDNVNSIVVNQEDGCVFTCSSDGSIKIWRRVYGQNSHTLTMTLKFQPSPVNALALISSSTSLTSCTFLYSGSSDGFINFWEKEKSSGRFNHGGFLQGHRFSVLCLVAIEKLIFSGSEDTTIRVWRREEGSCFHECLAVLDGHRGPVKCLAATLEIDKVVMGFLVYSASLDQTFKVWRIKVLPDEKKVNISSEENHEQHGETNKMKMTEYELNPVLSPSWVEMKLQGSHHFH; translated from the coding sequence ATGGAGTACTATGGCAACAGAAGCCTACATAGCCACTTTGACAAAGAAAAAAGATCATCAATAACACAATCCCCTCCACGTCTCTCCTTCAATTCTCATCTAAAATTATCTGAACATGAACTTGATCATATCTATAGTCCTTCAAGGTCCTCTAATGCTAGTGCTGCCACTATGTATTCCTTAATGCCACCTCCTAGCCCTGGTTCTCCGTGGACACTTTCTCCTTTACAAACACCATCACCTTCTCTCCTCTACCACTGCATCGCCTCCCTCCATCGCCACGAGGGCACCATTTATTCCATCGCCATTGCAAAAGGTATTGTCTTCACTGGCTCAGAGAGTAGCCGGATTCGTGCATGGCGACAACCGGATTGTGTAGAGAGAGGGTACCTCAAGGCAAGTTGTGGTGATGTCAGGGCTATTTTAGTCTATGGTGACATGTTATTTACTTCACATAAAGACAATAAAGTCCGGATATGGAATGTGACAGTGTCCGATAATTTTCGAGGCAAGAAAATCATAACCCTACCTAAGTCCACTTATTATTCATTTCTCAAATTTCCTAGGCCAACTAGTAGCAATCAACACAAGGATTGCATTTCTTGCATGGCTTATTACCATGCAGAAGGGCTTTTATACACAGGGTCATGGGATAAAACAGTCAAGTCATGGAGAGTCTCCGATAATCGATGCGTTGACTCATTTTTAGCTCATGAAGATAATGTGAACTCAATTGTTGTAAACCAAGAAGACGGTTGTGTTTTCACATGTTCATCCGATGGTTCAATTAAAATTTGGAGGAGGGTATATGGACAAAACTCTCATACCCTTACAATGACCCTAAAATTCCAACCATCACCTGTTAACGCATTAGCCCTAATAAGCAGTAGTACTTCACTAACTTCTTGTACTTTTCTATACTCGGGGTCCTCAGATGGATTCATAAACTTTTGGGAAAAGGAGAAGAGTTCCGGTAGGTTTAACCACGGAGGGTTCTTGCAAGGGCATAGGTTTTCTGTGCTTTGTTTGGTTGCAATTGAGAAATTGATATTCAGTGGATCGGAGGATACAACAATTAGGGTTTGGAGGAGAGAAGAAGGGAGTTGTTTTCATGAGTGTCTTGCTGTGTTAGATGGTCATAGAGGGCCAGTTAAATGTTTGGCTGCAACTTTGGAGATTGACAAAGTTGTAATGGGATTTTTGGTTTATAGTGCTAGTTTGGATCAAACTTTTAAGGTTTGGAGAATTAAGGTTTTGCCTGATGAGAAAAAGGTTAATATTTCATCGGAGGAAAATCATGAGCAGCATGGTGAAACTAATAAAATGAAGATGACGGAATATGAGTTAAATCCTGTTTTATCTCCTTCATGGGTTGAGATGAAGCTACAAGGGAGCCATCATTTTCACTag